From a single Lolium rigidum isolate FL_2022 chromosome 7, APGP_CSIRO_Lrig_0.1, whole genome shotgun sequence genomic region:
- the LOC124670674 gene encoding photosystem II 10 kDa polypeptide, chloroplastic-like — MGTSVMASMALKPSPFQFFGKSRLQGIQPSTRSSSFRVMSKKAKKVKTTQPFGPGGGLELKDGVDASGRQAKGKGIYQFANKYGANVDGYSPIYNPEEWSPSGDYYAGGKTGLLLWVATLAGILLGGALLVYNTSALAS; from the exons ATGGGGACCTCGGTCATGGCTTCTATGGCTCTGAAACCATCTCCATTTCAATTTTTCGGGAAGTCGCGGCTCCAAGGCATCCAGCCTTCAACAAGATCGTCATCTTTCAGAGTAATGTCCAAAAAAGCAAAGAAGGTCAAGACTACTCAGCCTTTCG GGCCTGGGGGAGGACTGGAACTGAAAGATGGTGTCGATGCATCAGGAAGGCAAGCCAAG GGGAAGGGCATCTACCAGTTTGCCAACAAGTATGGAGCAAATGTTGATGGGTACAG CCCGATATATAACCCAGAAGAATGGTCTCCAAGTGGTGACTATTATGCTGGAG GAAAGACGGGGTTGTTGCTCTGGGTAGCCACTCTTGCTGGAATTCTGCTGGGTGGTGCTCTTCTTGTTTACAATACTAGTGCTTTGGCTTCCTGA
- the LOC124670675 gene encoding photosystem II 10 kDa polypeptide, chloroplastic-like — protein MSASAMASLALKPSPPPLWERSKIRGVRPSARPSLLIVASKVKKIQTAQPYGPGGGADFKDGLDASGRVAKGKGVYQFANKYGANVDGYSPIYTPEEWSPGGDVYVGGKTGLFLWAVTLAGILLGGALLVYNTSALAS, from the exons ATGTCTGCCTCTGCCATGGCTTCGTTGGCTCTGAAACCATCTCCACCTCCACTTTGGGAGCGATCAAAGATCCGAGGCGTGCGACCTTCGGCGAGGCCATCCTTGCTCATAGTGGCCAGCAAGGTGAAGAAGATCCAGACTGCCCAACCCTACG GGCCTGGTGGAGGAGCGGATTTCAAGGACGGCCTTGATGCATCTGGAAGGGTGGCCAAG GGGAAGGGTGTTTACCAGTTTGCCAACAAGTATGGTGCAAATGTTGATGGGTACAG CCCAATATATACCCCAGAAGAATGGTCTCCCGGTGGTGACGTTTATGTTGGAG GAAAAACAGGGCTGTTTCTCTGGGCAGTCACTCTTGCTGGAATTCTGCTGGGTGGCGCTCTCCTCGTCTATAATACTAGCGCCTTGGCTTCTTGA
- the LOC124669516 gene encoding probable receptor-like protein kinase At1g30570 codes for MESSTRLMLILVVFFIPARSARAEPEPTLINCGSDSSTIVDGRRWAGDSSPPRNLTLSFLGTVASAAPGAGGEEGPYGDLYKTARVFNASSTYHLGVAAGSYFLRLHFSQLFANFSAQEPLFDVTANGLKLLSKFNVPGEISWRDSQINSTSGVIVKEYLLNVTSGKLGIEFTPEDGSFAFVNAMEVVPVSGSSIFDSVNKVGGHELKGPFSLSESGIETMYRLCVGCGDIERKEDPGLWRKWDSDEHFIFSLNAAHPIFNSSNISYVSADDSTLAPLRLYETARVTTESSVMEKKFNVSWSFNIDPGFDYLVRLHFCELEYDKAEQRKFKIYINNKTAAESYDVFARAGGKNKAFHEDFLDVGSPQMETLWVQLGSEASAGSAATDALLNGMEIFKVSRDGNLAHPTVRIGGISGGVRKPKRSPKWVLIGAASVLVLFITIVGAAYICFHLQRKKKNSANKANDNSPGWKPLALHAAADTRSPTLRTAGTFGSSQLGRQFTIVEIRTATQNFDESLVIGVGGFGKVYKGRMEDGKLVAIKRGHTESHQGQGMKEFETEIEMLSRLRHRHLVPLIGYCDERNEMVLVYDHMSNGTLRSHLYGSDLPALTWKQRLEICIGAARGLHYLHTGLDRGIIHRDVKTTNILLDGNLVAKMADFGISKDGPALDHTHVSTAVKGSFGYLDPEYYRRQQLTPSSDVYSFGVVLFEVLCARPVINPTLPRDQINLAEWALNRQRKKLLGTIIDPRLDGNYTLESLMKFSEIAEKCLADEGVNRPSMGEVLWHLESALQLHQGHVQNANGDGSSGPKLKPSDVSINIACIEEVEESTRPAPQDANTQAVAVKIEVP; via the coding sequence ATGGAATCTTCCACTCGGTTAATGTTGATCCTGGTGGTGTTCTTCATCCCTGCGAGGAGTGCGCGAGCGGAGCCCGAGCCGACCCTCATCAACTGCGGCTCTGATTCCAGCACCATTGTCGACGGCAGGAGATGGGCTGGGGATTCTTCCCCTCCCAGGAACCTCACACTCAGCTTCCTCGGGACCGTCGCCTCGGCGGCTCCGGGAGCAGGTGGAGAAGAAGGGCCGTATGGGGATTTGTACAAAACCGCCCGTGTCTTCAACGCTTCCTCGACCTACCACCTCGGTGTCGCCGCCGGGAGCTACTTCCTCCGGCTCCATTTCAGTCAGCTATTCGCCAACTTCAGCGCCCAGGAGCCGTTGTTCGATGTCACGGCGAACGGCCTGAAGCTGCTCTCCAAGTTCAATGTCCCCGGGGAGATTTCCTGGAGGGATTCTCAGATCAACTCCACCAGCGGCGTCATCGTGAAGGAGTACCTTCTGAATGTTACCTCTGGTAAACTGGGGATTGAGTTCACTCCTGAAGACGGGTCGTTCGCCTTCGTCAATGCCATGGAGGTTGTACCTGTGTCTGGCAGCTCCATTTTTGATTCAGTTAACAAGGTGGGCGGTCATGAGTTGAAGGGCCCGTTCAGCCTCAGCGAGAGCGGGATCGAGACAATGTATAGGTTGTGTGTGGGATGCGGCGATATCGAGAGGAAAGAGGACCCGGGCTTGTGGAGGAAGTGGGATTCGGATGAGCATTTCATATTCTCTCTGAATGCTGCACACCCCATCTTCAATTCTTCCAACATAAGTTATGTGTCGGCTGATGATTCCACATTAGCCCCTTTGAGGCTCTATGAAACCGCAAGGGTGACGACGGAGAGTTCCGTCATGGAGAAGAAATTCAATGTGTCATGGAGCTTTAACATTGACCCTGGCTTTGATTACTTGGTCAGGCTGCATTTCTGCGAGCTGGAGTATGACAAGGCTGAGCAACGCAAGTTCAAGATTTACATAAACAACAAGACTGCTGCTGAGAGCTATGATGTGTTTGCCAGAGCTGGGGGGAAGAACAAGGCTTTTCATGAGGACTTCCTTGATGTTGGCTCGCCGCAGATGGAGACTCTTTGGGTTCAGCTGGGGTCTGAGGCTTCAGCAGGTTCTGCGGCTACTGATGCTCTTCTGAATGGCATGGAGATCTTTAAGGTTAGCCGGGATGGAAATCTTGCTCATCCAACTGTGAGGATTGGTGGTATCAGTGGTGGCGTAAGGAAACCAAAGCGGAGCCCCAAGTGGGTGCTAATTGGTGCTGCTTCCGTTCTTGTGCTTTTTATCACAATTGTTGGTGCTGCTTATATCTGTTTCCATCTGCAGCGGAAGAAAAAGAATTCAGCTAACAAAGCCAACGATAACTCACCTGGCTGGAAGCCACTTGCGCTCCACGCTGCTGCGGATACCCGGTCCCCAACTCTTCGCACAGCCGGGACATTTGGGAGCAGCCAGCTTGGCAGGCAGTTTACCATTGTAGAAATCAGAACAGCCACTCAGAACTTTGATGAGTCCTTGGTGATCGGAGTTGGAGGTTTTGGCAAGGTCTACAAGGGTAGAATGGAGGATGGCAAGCTGGTGGCGATTAAGAGGGGGCATACCGAGTCTCATCAGGGTCAGGGTATGAAGGAATTCGAAACTGAGATCGAGATGCTCTCGAGGCTGCGGCATCGGCACCTTGTGCCCTTAATTGGCTATTGTGATGAGAGAAACGAGATGGTCTTAGTTTACGACCACATGTCGAATGGCACCTTGAGGAGCCATCTCTATGGAAGTGACCTTCCTGCTCTTACATGGAAGCAAAGGCTTGAAATATGTATCGGCGCAGCACGAGGGCTTCACTACCTTCACACTGGACTTGACAGGGGTATAATTCACAGAGATGTCAAGACTACCAACATTTTATTGGATGGCAACTTGGTCGCAAAGATGGCAGATTTTGGCATCTCGAAAGATGGTCCAGCTTTAGATCATACTCATGTTAGTACTGCCGTGAAAGGAAGTTTTGGTTACCTTGACCCAGAATACTATAGAAGACAGCAGTTAACTCCAAGCTCAGATGTGTACTCTTTCGGTGTCGTGCTGTTTGAAGTGCTATGTGCTCGACCAGTCATAAATCCGACCTTGCCAAGGGATCAGATAAACCTTGCTGAGTGGGCTCTGAACAGGCAAAGGAAGAAGTTACTTGGGACCATTATCGACCCTCGGTTAGATGGAAATTACACACTAGAGTCCCTGATGAAATTCAGCGAGATAGCAGAAAAATGCCTTGCAGATGAGGGGGTTAACCGGCCTTCAATGGGCGAAGTCCTCTGGCACCTAGAGAGTGCTTTGCAGTTGCACCAAGGTCATGTGCAAAATGCAAACGGTGATGGTTCTTCAGGGCCTAAACTGAAGCCTTCTGATGTATCTATCAACATAGCATGCATCGAAGAAGTTGAGGAATCTACTCGTCCAGCCCCTCAAGATGCAAATACGCAAGCTGTTGCTGTCAAGATTGAGGTGCCATGA
- the LOC124669746 gene encoding LRR receptor-like serine/threonine-protein kinase GHR1 codes for MGIVGGLLFLLLLVAAPAFGQLPSQDILALLAFKKGITHDPAGFVTDSWNDESIDFNGCPASWNGVVCNGASVAGVVLDGHRISGVADLSVFVNLTMLVKLSMANNNLSGSLPSNVGSLKSLKFLDISNNRFSGSIPDGIGSLRSLQNMSLAGNNLSGALPESIDGLASLQSLDVSGNTLSGPLPVALKSLRSMVALNLSHNAFTKGIPAGLGLLVNLQSVDLSWNQLDGGVDWKFLIESTVAHVDFSGNLLTSTTPKELKFLADISETVLYLNLSNNKLTGSLIDGVELSTFGRLKVLDLSSNELSGDLPGFNYVYDLEVLRLANNGFTGFVPSGLLKGDSLVLKELDLSANNLTGHINMITSTTLQILNLSSNALFGDLPLLAGSCTVLDLSNNQFRGNLSVFTKWSNDLEYVDLSQNNLTGTIPDVSSQFLRLNYLNLSHNSLADTIPGAVVQYPKLTVLDLSSNQFSGPIPTNLLTSSMLHELYMQDNMLTGGISFPGSTSKNFSLQVLDISGNHFSGSLPDDIVSLSGLHVLDVSSNNFSGPLPVTVTKLAALTALDISTNQFTGPLPEALPDTLQSLNASYNDLSGIVPVNLRKFPESSFHPGNSRLEYPASSSGSGDSQSGSGGKSLSTAAKIALVAASVVVVVILILIAIVCHYKRISRQFPSSEKVTDKNLHRATKDIESMKRKDNKGSSEVSAEDLGAPRKGSASEALSQEEKLSAVGGFSPSKGSRFSWSPDSGEAYAQEGLARLDVRSPDRLAGDLHFLDETITLTPEELSRAPAEVLGRSSHGTSYRATLENGVFLTVKWLREGVARPKKEFTKEAKKFANIRHPNVVGLRGYYWGPTPHEKLILSDYVSPGSLASFLYDRPGRRGPPLTWAQRLKIAVDVARGLNYLHFDRAMPHGNLKATNILLDGLDLNARVADYCLHRLMTQAGVVEQILDLGVLGYRAPELAASKKPSPSFKSDVYAFGVALLELLTGRCAGDVISGSEGSVDLTDWVRLRVAEGRGSECFDPAMASDSENPQAVKGMKEVLGIALRCILPVSERPGIKSVYEDLSSI; via the exons ATGGGGATTGTTGGGGGACTTCTGTTCCTGCTCTTGCTGGTGGCGGCCCCTGCATTCGGCCAGCTGCCGTCGCAGGACATCCTCGCGCTcctcgccttcaagaagggaatcaCGCATGACCCTGCCGGCTTCGTCACCGACTCCTGGAACGACGAGTCCATCGACTTCAACGGCTGCCCGGCCTCCTGGAACGGCGTCGTGTGCAACGGTGCCAGCGTGGCTGGAGTCGTGCTCGACGGGCACCGGATCTCGGGTGTCGCCGATCTCTCCGTGTTTGTCAACCTCACCATGCTCGTCAAGCTCTCCATGGCCAATAACAATCTCTCCGGGAGCCTCCCCAGCAATGTGGGTAGCCTCAAGAGCTTGAAGTTCCTGGACATCTCCAACAACCGGTTCTCAGGCTCAATCCCTGACGGCATTGGCAGCCTCCGGAGCCTGCAGAACATGTCGCTTGCCGGGAACAACTTGTCAGGTGCCCTGCCTGAGTCCATCGACGGGCTTGCGTCGCTTCAGTCGCTGGATGTGAGCGGCAACACTTTATCCGGCCCGTTGCCGGTGGCTTTGAAGAGCCTCCGCAGCATGGTGGCTCTGAACCTCTCACACAATGCCTTCACAAAGGGAATTCCTGCTGGGCTTGGTCTCCTTGTGAACCTCCAGTCTGTGGATCTGAGCTGGAACCAATTGGATGGTGGTGTTGATTGGAAGTTCTTGATCGAGTCAACTGTTGCTCATGTTGACTTCAGTGGGAACTTGCTCACCAGTACCACCCCCAAAGAACTCAAGTTTCTCGCAGACATTTCAGAGACAGTTCTATATCTCAACCTTAGCAACAACAAGTTGACTGGGTCATTGATAGATGGAGTTGAGCTCTCAACTTTTGGAAGATTGAAGGTGCTTGATCTCAGCAGTAACGAGTTGTCTGGAGACCTCCCAGGGTTCAATTATGTTTACGATCTCGAGGTTTTGCGCCTTGCAAACAATGGATTCACTGGGTTTGTACCTAGTGGACTTCTCAAGGGAGATTCTCTGGTGTTGAAGGAGCTGGACCTAAGTGCAAATAACCTGACAG GACATATCAATATGATCACATCGACTACCTTGCAAATCCTTAATCTGTCCTCAAATGCTCTTTTTGGGGATCTTCCATTGCTTGCTGGAAGCTGCACTGTGTTAGATCTGTCAAATAACCAGTTTAGAGGAAATTTATCAGTTTTTACAAAATGGAGCAATGACTTGGAATATGTTGACCTTAGCCAGAACAATCTAACTGGAACTATTCCAGATGTGAGCTCTCAGTTCCTTCGCCTGAACTACCTAAATCTTTCTCATAATTCTCTAGCTGACACCATTCCTGGAGCTGTTGTTCAGTATCCCAAGCTTACTGTCCTTGACCTCAGCTCCAATCAGTTCAGTGGTCCTATTCCTACCAATCTGCTCACGTCCTCCATGCTGCATGAGCTCTACATGCAAGATAACATGCTTACTGGTGGCATATCTTTCCCAGGATCGACGTCCAAAAACTTCAGCCTTCAAGTGCTTGATATCTCTGGAAACCATTTTAGTGGCAGCCTCCCTGATGATATAGTCTCCCTGTCTGGCCTCCATGTTCTTGACGTATCTTCAAACAACTTCTCTGGTCCTTTGCCAGTTACTGTCACTAAACTTGCAGCACTTACAGCTCTTGACATATCAACAAACCAGTTCACTGGGCCACTGCCTGAGGCACTTCCAGATACTCTGCAGTCCCTCAACGCCTCTTATAATGACCTATCTGGCATTGTGCCTGTGAACTTGAGAAAGTTTCCAGAATCTTCTTTCCATCCCGGAAACTCAAGATTGGAGTATCCTGCTAGCTCATCTGGATCTGGAGATTCCCAATCTGGTTCAGGTGGCAAATCGCTCAGTACAGCTGCTAAAATAGCACTTGTTGCAGCCAGTGTCGTCGTTGTTGTCATCCTTATCCTTATTGCTATTGTGTGCCACTACAAGCGGATCTCACGGCAGTTCCCTAGCTCAGAAAAGGTCACTGACAAGAATCTTCACAGGGCCACTAAAGACATTGAGAGTATGAAAAGAAAAGATAACAAAGGTAGTTCGGAGGTCTCGGCAGAGGATCTTGGTGCTCCTCGAAAGGGCTCTGCATCTGAAGCACTGAGCCAAGAAGAGAAGCTGTCTGCTGTGGGGGGATTTTCACCATCCAAGGGGAGCCGCTTCTCTTGGTCACCAGATTCTGGAGAGGCGTATGCACAGGAAGGTCTAGCACGGTTGGATGTCAGATCACCTGACAGGCTAGCAGGGGACCTGCACTTCCTGGATGAAACAATCACACTGACACCGGAGGAACTGTCAAGGGCGCCAGCTGAAGTACTTGGGAGGAGCAGTCATGGAACTTCATACAGGGCAACATTGGAAAATGGTGTATTCTTGACAGTGAAGTGGCTGAGAGAAGGTGTTGCGAGGCCCAAGAAAGAGTTTACAAAAGAGGCCAAAAAGTTTGCGAACATCCGGCATCCTAATGTGGTTGGCTTGCGTGGATACTACTGGGGCCCAACACCACATGAGAAACTGATCTTGTCAGATTATGTTTCTCCAGGAAGTCTTGCTAGCTTTTTGTACG ATCGACCGGGAAGGAGAGGTCCTCCACTGACCTGGGCCCAGCGGCTCAAGATTGCGGTTGATGTGGCACGCGGCCTGAATTATCTCCATTTTGACCGTGCAATGCCTCATGGGAACCTCAAGGCCACCAACATCTTGCTGGACGGTCTTGACCTCAATGCTCGTGTTGCTGACTACTGCCTGCACCGCCTGATGACCCAGGCTGGTGTTGTCGAGCAGATCCTTGACCTAGGCGTGCTGGGCTACCGTGCCCCGGAGCTGGCGGCATCCAAGAAGCCATCCCCCTCGTTCAAGTCTGACGTCTATGCCTTTGGTGTTGCCCTGCTAGAGCTCCTGACAGGCAGGTGCGCGGGTGATGTCATCTCAGGGTCTGAAGGCAGTGTCGACCTCACTGACTGGGTCCGGCTGCGGGTGGCGGAAGGTCGGGGATCGGAGTGCTTTGACCCAGCCATGGCTTCGGATTCGGAGAACCCGCAAGCAGTGAAGGGCATGAAGGAGGTGCTGGGCATTGCGTTGAGATGCATCCTACCGGTCTCCGAAAGGCCTGGGATCAAGTCTGTGTATGAGGATCTTTCATCAATCTAG